A window of Exiguobacterium sp. Helios genomic DNA:
AGGTAGTCATATAAATCAAGTTTTTGCATCTTCACTTCGACGTCTTGAATGTCTTCCATTGTCGGACGAAGGACCATCAGAACGAGATCCGCTTTTTGACCGATGATCGTATAGAGGGCGTGACTGCCTTCTTTTTGTTCTTCGACTTGTGCGAGTTCGCCTAGGAATGCCTGAAACTCCTGTACCATCTTCATCCGGACAGAAGCGTCGACCTGCTTTAGACGGGCCCAGTCAATCCGGCGGAAATCATGAAATGTATACCAGCCGTCGAGTGTTTCGGCAGCTTGTTGTGTAACGGTTGGTTCGGATGATTGATGTTGCATGAGAAAACCTCCTGAATCTGTAGTAGTAACGTGTTAATCCATGTTCAATCTTACCATATCTTTTTGTTTTTCCCGTAAGAAAACGGGTTCGATCTTCAGGCGTCACCGACATAGAAAAACAGAAAGCAGGGTATGAAGTAAAAGGGTGTGAGAAACAGTCTCTCTTTTTTTCTGTACTATATTAAAAAAGATACTGTAATAGTATTCGAAAAGTCAGGCGTCAGAATGAAAAACACACTTTTTTGCAAATTGTTTTAACAACGAAACAGAACTGTGTATAATGAACAATGGAATGGAATAACAACAGAAACCGACACTTATTCGCCACAAAAGGAGCTAATATCATGCAATTATTCGAAATGCTTGAGACAAAAGTCAAAGCCCATCAACCAACGATTGTTTTCCCTGAAGGAATCGATGCCCGTGTTCTTGGTGCAGCTGTACGTTTGAAAAAAGACGGTTTAGTCACACCGATCGTCATCGGACCACGCGGTCAAATCGAAGAGACGGCAGCAGCGAACAACATCGACGTTGCAGATCTCGAAACGATTGATCCTGCTTCATATGAAGGAATCGAAGAACTCGTCGCGTCATTCGTTGAGCGCCGTAAAGGAAAAGCGACGGAAGAGCAGGCACGTGCGCTTATCCTGAAAGACGTCAACACGTTCGGAACGATGCTCGTTCACACAGGAAAAGCAGAAGGTCTTGTTTCGGGTGCGATGCACGCAACAGGTGACACGGTTCGTCCGGCGCTGCAAATCATCAAAATGCAGGAAGGCTATAAAAAGACATCAGGTGTCTTCATCATGGTCCGTGACGATGAGCAGTACGTATTCGCCGACTGTGCAATCAACATCGCACCGGACGCAAACGATTTAGCGGAAAACGCGATTGCTTCTGCGAAAACGGCAAAAACATTCGGCATCGAGCCGAAAGTTGCGTTGCTCAGCTTCTCGACAAAAGGTTCTGCAAAATCACCGGAAACAGAGCGTGTCGTCGAAGCAACACGTCTTGCAAAAGAACGTGCACCGGAACTCGCAATCGACGGAGAATTACAATTTGATGCAGCGTTCGTCCCGAGTGTCGCGAAATCAAAAGCACCAGAATCAGACGTTGCCGGTCAAGCGAACGTCTTCATCTTCCCAAGCCTTGAGTCTGGAAACATCGGCTACAAAATCGCACAACGTCTTGGTGGTTTTGAAGCAATCGGACCGATCCTGCAAGGACTCAACAAACCGGTCAACGATCTGTCACGCGGATGTAACGAAGAAGACGTCTACAAATTGGCGATCATCACGGCAGCGCAAGCGGTTGAAGAACGCCAAGCGTAATCCATTTTCGAAAAAGACTTTACTTTTTCAGTGAACTCCGTAAAATGGAACACATCACGCATCAACGAATAAACGTATAGCAACGCTCGTATAATAGTGGGAATTGGCCCACGAGTCTCTACCGGATCGCCGTAACGATCCGACTACGGGTGGTGAGTTACTGCTCTCTTTTTAGCGTACAGTGGCTGCCCCCGGGTAGCGGCTGTACGTTTTTTTCGTTCAAAAAGGAGAAATCAGTTATGAAACGTTTGGAAGAAATGATTCAACAAGAAGGGTTAGTCTTATCGGATCAGGTATTAAAAGTCGATTCCTTTTTAAACCACCAGGTCGATCCGACCTTAATGTGGGAAATTGCTTATGAATTCATGGATCGGTTCAAGGATGCCGGAATCACACGGATCTTGACGATTGAAGCGGGCGGAATCGCCCCGGCGATGATGACCGCTCTCCGATTAGGGGTTCCGATGGTCTATGCCCGGAAAACCAAGTCGTTGACGTTAAACGAAGGTACGATTTCAGCAGAAGTCTACTCGTTTACGAAACAGCAGACGAGTACGATTACAGTCGCGGAAAAGTATCTGCAGGCAGGAGAACGCGTTCTGATCATCGATGATTTCCTCGCGAACGGGGAAGCGGCATTTGGTTTAGCGAAACTCGTCGAACAGGCAGGAGCAGAAGTTGCAGGTTTCGGCATCGTCATTGAAAAATCATTCCAACCGGGACGTCAAAAGCTGCTGGATGCCGGATTCCGTGTCGAATCGCTTGCCCGGATTAAAAAGTTAGAAGCCGGAGAGGCGACGTTCGTTGACCCGGTGACGGTATGAAGACGTTATCCAACGCCAAAGCGGCGAGCCTTGGTCTGCAACATGTCCTCGCCATGTATACGGGAGCCGCGATTGTCCCGTTGATTGTCGGCAGCGCAATCGGTTTATCAGGGGAAGAACTGGCTTATCTCGTTGCAATTGATTTGTTCATGTGTGGTGTAGCGACGTTGCTGCAAGTTTTCGTGACGAAGTATACGGGTGTCGGTTTACCTGTCGTCCTCGGCTGTACGTTCACAGCTGTCGGTCCGATGATTGCGATTGGCAGTCTGCAAGGCATTACCGCGATTTATGGAGCGCTGATCGCCAGTGGATTAATCATCTTAGTCATTTCCGGTTGGTTCAGCCGGATTGCGATTTTATTTCCACCGGTCGTGCTCGGTTCTGTCGTGACGATCATCGGGATCTCGTTGATTCCGGCTGCCATTAACGATATCGGCGGCGGACAAGGAGCAAAGGATTTTGGTGACATGCGGTACTTGGCACTTGCCGGACTGACCATCGTTTTGATTTTAGTCTTTAACCGTTACGGAACGGTCTTTTCGAAAGCGGCAGCGGTCTTGATTGCCGTCTTGATCGGAACGCTCGTTGCATTCGGTATGGGGATGATTGATTTCAGCCCGGTTGCCGAGGCGTCGTGGTTCCAAATGGTGACACCGTTTTATTTTGGTGTCCCGACCTTTAATGCAACAGCGATTTTGACGATGACACTGGTCGGACTCGTTTCGATGGTCGAGTCGACCGGAGTCTTCTTGACGCTTGGAGAAATCACCGACAAGAAGTTGACGGATCAGGATTTAGCCCGCGGCTACCGCGCGGAAGGGGCAGCGACCATCATCGGCGGAATTTTCAACAGTTTCCCGTATACGACATACAGTCAGAATGTCGGTCTTGTTCAATTGACAGGTGTGAAAACACGAAAAGTCATCATCTTTGCCGGATTCTTTTTGATTGTGCTCGGTTTCCTGCCGAAAGTCGCAACCTTCACGACGCTGATTCCAAAGCCGGTTCTCGGCGGGGCGATGCTCGTCATGTTCGGAACGGTCGCAGCGAGCGGAATCCGGATTTTATCCCGCGTCGATTTTTCCAAAAATGATCATGTCATCACGGTGGCTCTTGCGCTTGGTGTCGGACTCGGTATCAGCATGAATGCGGCGATTGTCGCGTCACTTCCGGATCAAGTCCGTGTCTTGACGGACAGCCCGATCGTTGCCGGATCAGTAACCGCGTTGCTCTTAAACGGTTTATTCCGATTGACGGAAAAGAAAACCACAATGAAAAAATCATCTTTGGCAAAGGTTGAATAAGTTTTGTAACCCTTATGAAAGGAGCAGTCATGTATACTATTCGGTATAGGTGGTTGCTCCTTTTATGTACCGTTACATAAATCAGAATATTTCGAGTATGTGGGATTCGGAGAAAATATCTCTTGAAAACGTTTACAAAACGGACACAATTTCTTTATACTGACAACGTAGCGGTTAGGGGAACTGCTAAGAATCAAACACAGACGGGAAGGACGTCGTACAGATGAAACAACAGACAGAACTGAATCGGGGATTAGAGGAACGTCACATTACACTGATGTCGCTGGGGGCGGCAATCGGTGTCGGATTGTTCTTGGGATCCGCAAAAGCGATTCAATTAGCTGGACCAGGAATACTGATCGGGTACTTAATCGGTGGTCTTATTATCTTCATTATCATGCGGGCTCTTGGGGAACTCGCAGTCCGTGAACCGGTATCAGGCAGCTTTGCCGAGTATGCCCGAAAATATGTCAGCCCGCTCGCCGGTTTCCTGACAGGATGGAATTATTGGTTGCTCTGGATTTTCACATGTATGGCCGAAATTACGGCCGTCGGGATTTATATGCAGGAATGGTTCCCGAATTCGCCCACTTGGATGTGGGCGCTTGGTGCACTGATTTTGATGACGAGCATCAACTTCATTGCCGTTAAGTTTTACGGGGAATTCGAATTCTGGTTTGCATTGATCAAAATTGTTGCCATCGTCGCAATGATCATCCTCGGAACGCTGACGATCGTCATCGGGTTCGGGAACGGCGGTACGCCGGTCGGGATTTCAAATCTTTGGTCGCATGGCGGATTCCTGCCGAACGGGTTCGGCGGTGTTCTACTTGCGATGCAAATGGTCATGTTTGCCTTCTTAGGGATTGAAGTGATCGGGGTCACAGCAGGAGAAGCAAAAAATCCGAAGAAAACGATCCGTAAAGCGGTCAACAATGTCTTCTTACGAATTTTAGTCTTCTATATCGGTGCTCTGTTCGTCATTCTTTCGATTTATCCATGGGATCAAGTCGGACAGAATAACAGCAGTCCATTCGTTTTATTATTTGATTCACTAGGCATTCCGGCCGCTGCCGGAATCATTAACTTCGTGGTCCTGACGGCGGCTTTATCCTCATGTAACTCAGGGATTTTCTCAACAGCACGGATGATGATGAACTTGTCACAAAATCAGGAAGCACCGAAGCGTTTTGCGAAGATTTCTAAAAACGGTGTGCCGGCACTTGCAACGATCCTTTCTGGCGTTGCGTTGCTAGTCGGTGTCGCACTCAATTACTTCTTGCCGGACGATGTCTTTGCGATCGTCACAAGCATTGCGACATTCGGAGCTGTCTGGACATGGGCGATGATTTTGATTGCTCAGATGCGGGCACGTAAAGTGCACGGATCAGCTGAATTCGCAGTTCCGTTCTTCCCGATTGCGAACTATCTTGCGTTAGCCGCACTCGCGGGTGTCATCGTCCTGATGGCATTTGATGCCGGAACACGGATTGCACTGATTGTCGGACCGCTCTGGTACGTGATTTTGATTGCTGTGTATTATGCACGGGGAATGCATAAGCAAAAGCGTCAACCACTGGATCAGGCATCCGGAGAATAAGAACTGGAGATCAGCTTTGGCTGGTCTCTTTTGTTCTGTTTCGACGTCAGTTTTGCTACACTGGACACAGATACGTCAAAGGAGGAATAATCATGAAAACGATTCATGTCGATGAACTGCAAGAAAAGCTTGAAGCGGGTGAATCTTTACACGTCGTAGATGTCCGGGAACAGGACGAATACGATGCCGGTCATATTCCGAATGTCCGTTTTCTGCCGATGTCTGAAATCGGTGAACGGTATACAGAGTTGCAGGAAGGCGAAACGTACTATCTGATTTGTAAAGCAGGCGGACGAAGTGAAAACGTCGGACGCTTCCTCGAACAGTACGGATATGACATCGTCAACGTCGAAGGCGGCATGATGAACTGGAAAGGCGATCAAGAAGCGTAAGTCATGAAAATTGGAAGCGGATTCCTAAACGGATCCGCTTCTTTTTTTTTATTTTCTGTGAAAAAGTATACATTTTAACCGATAAAGAAACTAGAACAGCGATTATGTAGCGCGAGAAGGAGAGTTGGATATGGAACAGAAGAAAAAACGCACGTTGAGTATTAAACAGAAGTTGATCCTGACATCGATGCTCTTATTATTGATTCCTTCTTTATTGATCGGTTTTGTTTCTTACAGCCAGGCCAAACAAAAAATCACGAATGAAATTCTGCAGTCGGCGCATGCCGGCGTCGACCGGATGAATGATGAAATCATGAATATCATCGATCCGATGCGACGTGATGTCGCCTTTTTTGCGGACCGGATTGACGGGACGTTGTATCAATCAGGCAAACAGAACCTCGACTTAGAAGAAAAAATGACCGAATACTTAGATACGCATCCGCAAGCCGCTAATATTTATTATGCGACGACATCCGGCGAGATGACGATTTATCCGGAGCAGTCGATGCCGGAAGATTATGATCCGCGTGAACGTCCATGGTACAAAGCAGCAGAAGACGCCAGCGGAAAAGTTGTCATCACGGATCCATACGTGGATGCAGCATCGGGCAAGATGATGGTCACACTCTCACAAACGGGTGGAAACGGACGGGGTGTCATCGCAATCGACGTCGATGTCGACCGGATTTCAGAAATCGCCCAAAAAATCAAAATCGGAAAAGAAGGTTATGTCACGATTTTGGATTCGAAGAAAAAATTCGTCACCCATCCGACACTCAAACCGGGTGAAACGGCATCCGGCAGTTGGGTTGGATCTCTTTATGCAGGAAAAGAAGGACGCTTCTCTTACTTGTTTGAAGATGAAGACAAACAAATGGACTTCATGACGAACGGTCTGACCGGTTGGAAAGTTGCCGGGACATTGTACGATTACGAAATCACGGATGAAACAGCAGGTATTTTATGGACGACATTAGGTGTCATTGCCGGTACGTTCATCCTGGCTGCACTCCTGTTATTCTTTATCTTACGCTCGATCATCAGCCCCTTGAACCGATTGACGAAAAGTGCGGAACGAATCCAGGAAGGAGATTTGACGGAGGAAGTCGTCGTCGAGTCGGATGATGAGATCGGCCAAGTCGCCAAGAGCTTTAATACGATGATTCTGTCACTGCGTGGTATTATCTCAAATCTTGATCAATCCATCGGCCAAGTTGCGGCTTCTTCCGAAGAACTGATGGCGAATGCGGCGCAAACGACGGCAGCCTCAGAACAAATTGCCGGTTCGATTCAAGAAATGGCCGCAGGGGCAGGTCAATCGAAACGTCAACTCGACGGTAATGCCGTTTCTCTGCAAGCTATCACATCAGGTGTCATGCGGATTGCCGAGAGCTCAACGAATGTCTCGGAACTGTCGCGCGCAACCGCTTCAGAAGCAGAAGACGGGACAGCAGCTGTCACGAAGAACGTGGAACAGATGAAAGCAATCGATGCATCGGTCGAGAACTTTGGTGAGGTCATCCAGTCGCTCGCGCATCGCTCAAATGAGATTGGCAAGATTGTGGATGTCATCAACGGCATTGCGACCCAAACGAATTTACTTGCCTTGAATGCTGCAATTGAAGCGGCACGGGCAGGGGAAAACGGCAAAGGATTTGCTGTCGTTGCCAGTGAAGTCCGGAAACTTGCAGAACAATCGCAGGAATCGACGAAACAAATTTCCCACCTGATTCAAAACATCAAACAGGAAACGGAACGTTCGGTTTTCTTGATGAAAGAAGTGTCGCATCATACGAAAGCAGGACTCGAAACGACAGAAGATTCAGCCGTTCGATTCAAACAAATCATGTTACGGACGCAAGAGATGACACCGCGGATCGAAGATGTCACGGCAACGGTCGAAGAGATTGCTGCCAACGTCCAGGAAGTCTCGGCATCGGCAACGGAAATCGCCCATATCGCAGATGGAAATTCTGCAGCATCAGAGCGCGTCGCAGCGACGACGGAAGAACAGCTCGGCTCGATGGAAGATATTTCGCAATCGGCAAAAACCTTGTCCGATATGGCGGAAGAATTGCAAGTCCTCGTATCGCGATTCAAAGTATAACCTGCAGACGACCGTCCTCTTTCAGGAACGGTCGTTTTTTTTGAAAAAGACGTTATCTTCGACCTGATTACTGATGAATGTTGCTTGAATAGAATAAGAAACGGGAAAATACTTATATAGCCTGGCAGCTTGTAATCGGGAGGTGTTGGTGATGGCACGACAGACGAAATTAATGGAATGGCAACAGGCTGGTTTGATTGACGCAGAGACGATTCAACGGATTAAAGAGTATGAAGCCCACCGCCAAAAAAAGAAACGTGTTCCGCTGTTGTTGATTGTCGGATTGACATTTGTCGGTTTAGCACTACTCAGTTTTTTAGCCGCCAACTGGCAAGTGATTCCTGTCCTCATTAAAATCGGTTTAGTTTTGATCATCATGGTCAGTTGTTATGTTCTGGCAGATGTATCGGAACGGCGTACCATTTGGAATCCGGTCGCTTTTCGAATTCTTGGATTAATTGCCTTTGCCGGAGCACTCATCGTCACCGTTCAGAGCTTCCATATGTCCATGCAAGGTTCCTTTATTGGTTGGGCCGTCTTTCTCGCTGCACTGGCTCATTTCTTTACGTGGCGTCATCCGGCCTATGCCATTCTCGCATTCATCTCGGGTTTGAATATATTTACCGGAGTTGGCGGATTCGGAAGTGAGCACGCCACGTTCCTCGACTGGACATCGATTGTCTTCGTCGTGATCGTTTCGCTTGCCTGGTTTTATTTCAGCCAGTCCTTCCCGTCGCTCATTCTTAGTTGGTTATTTCTTTATGTATCGGGACTTGAGTTGTTTGCACTTGTCTCTTACGACGGTGTCCTTTGGCCGATTTGGACCTTGTTCGCGCTTGTCCCGATGTTACTCGTCGTCAAACAGGAAGAGGACCGTCATTTTTTATACAACCTCTATTTAATCGTCGCCGCAATCAATTCACTGATCTATTTAACAGTCCGTGCGGAAACAACGGACTCTGTCATTCCTTTAGGAGAAGCCATCGCACTTGCCGTTTTTGGTCTCGCAGTCGGTTATTTGATTTATCAAAGATTCCGTCCGCTTCTTTGGATTTTGCCGCTCGGTTTGTTCGGATTCCTTTGGTTTGACGAACAAGCCATCTTGATTGCTGCGCTCGTCGAAATCATTGCCTTTGTCTATTTGATTGTGCAGGAGCGCCAAGATCGTCGCCTGACGATTCCATTCGTTTACTTCATCGCCGTCCAACTGACGATTTATTTCATCTATGCCTGGGATCGCCTCGATATGTCGTTATTCTTCCTTGTCGGTGCATTGCTCGTCTTCCTGATTGCCGGTGTCTTGTGGTGGATTCGAAAACGTCATGAAGGAGGGGTTCCGTCATGAAACGGTATCTGTTTCCAGTCCTGCAAATTATCGTTGTCCTCGGTGTGATCCTCAGTTTTTATTCCATTTCCTGGTTCGGTGACAGCTATCGTTTTCGGGCCGAACCGTATGATCCGTTTAGCCCGGTCTACGGTGAATATGTCATGTTGCAGTATCCTGACTTGAAGCCGGCGGATTCCGTTAAAAAAGGATTGGTCTACGTTACGTTTACGACGGATTCTGATGGTTATGCCAAGATTGACCGTATCTCGAATGAACGCTTTTTTGGTTCAGTTGCCGGAGATTATTATGACAAATACGTCACGATTCCCCAATTGAACCAGTATTATGTGGAGCAGGGAACAGGAAAAGGATACGAAGATGAAAAAAAATTAGTGGTCAAAGCCGATGTCTCGCCATGGGGTACGGTTCGGGCAACTGATTTGGGTGTTCGTAAATAAAAAAACCGCTTGGATGGATACACGAAATCCGTGTACAATCCAAGCGGTTTTGATTAAGCTGATTTTTTCACTTTTTCCCAACGCGGTGAATTGAGCAATTCAATCCATTTCCGCACAGCTGAAATCGTGATGACGATCGCTAAAACGCCCATCGTGACCGACAGGATCGTATTCAGAATACTGAAGCCGGCAGAGGCCGGGTTTGCATAGACATTGGCGACCATCCAGATGTCAGCGAACGTGACCGTTACGAGCAGGTAGACAAGTGGAATGAATGTCGTTAACGCATAGACTTTTTTATCGGCAATTTTCAGGATAATCGTTGTTCCGATGATCAAGCCGATGGAAGCCATCAACTGATTCGAGACACCGAATAAGGCCCAAATCGAACCGATGTCGCCGGAGAAGAGCAGGTACCCCCAGAAGAACGTTCCAAGCGCACTGGCAAAAATGGCACCCGGAATCCAGTCAACACGTTTCAATGGTTTGTAGAATTCACCGAAGAAATCTTGAATCAGGTAGCGGGCTACACGTGTTCCGGCATCGATCGCTGTCAGGATGAAGACTGCTTCGAAGAGAATGACGAATTGGAAGAAGAAGCCGGCAATTTCACGGAACCAGGGAATGGCCCGGAAGATAAACGTCATACCGACGGCCAGCGAAACAGCTCCACCAGTCCGCCCGGCGAGATCGAGACCGATTTCCCGTGACAATTCATCGAGATAGACCGTACTCATCCCGAGTGTTGCAAAGACTTCCGGTGTTGAGTTGATGGCGAAGTAATCACCGACTTCAAGGGAAGTCGCGGCAATCAAAGCCATGACAGCGACGAGACACTCAACAAGCATCGCACCGAAGGCGACCGGTTTGATATCGCTCCACCGATTGATCATCTTTGGTGTCGTTCCGGAACCGACGAAGGCGTGGAAGCCGGAAATCGCACCACAGGCAATCGTGATGGAGATGAACGGCCAGACCGGACCGGCAATGATGGGACCGCCACCGTTGACAAATTTCGTGAAAGCCGGGAAGCGGATGTCCGGGTTGATGATGAAGACACCGACGATCAAGGCCAGGAAGACACCGATTTTCATAAAGCTGGATAAGTAATCACGCGGTGCAAGCAACAACCAGACCGGCAGTGCTGCAGCGAAGAAGGCATAAATCGGTAACGCAATCGCAAGTTGACGTGACGACAGGTCGAACCATGTTCCGATGAACGTGTCAGTCAACTGGGGACCGAAACCAATCGCAGCAAGAATTAATAGGAAACCGACGACTGAAGCCAAGGCGAGGTTGCCGCCTTTTCGTAAGTAGATGCCGACACCCATTGCAATCGGAATGGTCGAGAAAACAGCGAATGTTCCCCATGGATTGTGCTCAAGGGCATGCAGGACGACCATTGATAAGCCGGCCATCGTGATTGTGATGATGAATAGCATCGCAAGACCGGCACAAAAACCGGCGACAGGTCCAAGCTCTTTTTTAGCGACTTCCGATAACGACTGTCCATCTTGACGCATCGAAGCGAACAAGACGACCATATCGTGGACGGCGCCACCGATGACGGCACCAATCAAGAGCCATAACAGTCCCGGTAAGTAGCCGAACTGGGCAGCAAGTACAGGACCGACGAGCGGACCGGCAGCGGCGATTGCTGCGAAGTGGTGACCGAACGACACCCATTTGTTGGTCGGGACATAATCTTTTCCATCCGCAAACTTATGGGCCGGTGTTTCCCGGTCCTCTTTGATTTTTAAGACTTTGACAGCCATGAATGTGCCATAAAGACGATAAACGATCAATAAAATACAAATGACGGCAATAACAATTGGTGTAGCACTCATGTATGAACCTCCTCATAAACTGGTATGAGAAAAGTGTACTTGATTTGGAAGCGCTTTCTTTCGTTAAGCGGATGAACCGTTCGTTTTGACCGATGACATGTCGAAAAAGAAGGATGAACGGAAAAAAGAAAACCCTCAGATACCGAGAGCTTCCTTCAAGACTTTGACATACGT
This region includes:
- the pta gene encoding phosphate acetyltransferase, which encodes MQLFEMLETKVKAHQPTIVFPEGIDARVLGAAVRLKKDGLVTPIVIGPRGQIEETAAANNIDVADLETIDPASYEGIEELVASFVERRKGKATEEQARALILKDVNTFGTMLVHTGKAEGLVSGAMHATGDTVRPALQIIKMQEGYKKTSGVFIMVRDDEQYVFADCAINIAPDANDLAENAIASAKTAKTFGIEPKVALLSFSTKGSAKSPETERVVEATRLAKERAPELAIDGELQFDAAFVPSVAKSKAPESDVAGQANVFIFPSLESGNIGYKIAQRLGGFEAIGPILQGLNKPVNDLSRGCNEEDVYKLAIITAAQAVEERQA
- a CDS encoding xanthine phosphoribosyltransferase, whose translation is MKRLEEMIQQEGLVLSDQVLKVDSFLNHQVDPTLMWEIAYEFMDRFKDAGITRILTIEAGGIAPAMMTALRLGVPMVYARKTKSLTLNEGTISAEVYSFTKQQTSTITVAEKYLQAGERVLIIDDFLANGEAAFGLAKLVEQAGAEVAGFGIVIEKSFQPGRQKLLDAGFRVESLARIKKLEAGEATFVDPVTV
- a CDS encoding nucleobase:cation symporter-2 family protein, encoding MKTLSNAKAASLGLQHVLAMYTGAAIVPLIVGSAIGLSGEELAYLVAIDLFMCGVATLLQVFVTKYTGVGLPVVLGCTFTAVGPMIAIGSLQGITAIYGALIASGLIILVISGWFSRIAILFPPVVLGSVVTIIGISLIPAAINDIGGGQGAKDFGDMRYLALAGLTIVLILVFNRYGTVFSKAAAVLIAVLIGTLVAFGMGMIDFSPVAEASWFQMVTPFYFGVPTFNATAILTMTLVGLVSMVESTGVFLTLGEITDKKLTDQDLARGYRAEGAATIIGGIFNSFPYTTYSQNVGLVQLTGVKTRKVIIFAGFFLIVLGFLPKVATFTTLIPKPVLGGAMLVMFGTVAASGIRILSRVDFSKNDHVITVALALGVGLGISMNAAIVASLPDQVRVLTDSPIVAGSVTALLLNGLFRLTEKKTTMKKSSLAKVE
- a CDS encoding amino acid permease produces the protein MKQQTELNRGLEERHITLMSLGAAIGVGLFLGSAKAIQLAGPGILIGYLIGGLIIFIIMRALGELAVREPVSGSFAEYARKYVSPLAGFLTGWNYWLLWIFTCMAEITAVGIYMQEWFPNSPTWMWALGALILMTSINFIAVKFYGEFEFWFALIKIVAIVAMIILGTLTIVIGFGNGGTPVGISNLWSHGGFLPNGFGGVLLAMQMVMFAFLGIEVIGVTAGEAKNPKKTIRKAVNNVFLRILVFYIGALFVILSIYPWDQVGQNNSSPFVLLFDSLGIPAAAGIINFVVLTAALSSCNSGIFSTARMMMNLSQNQEAPKRFAKISKNGVPALATILSGVALLVGVALNYFLPDDVFAIVTSIATFGAVWTWAMILIAQMRARKVHGSAEFAVPFFPIANYLALAALAGVIVLMAFDAGTRIALIVGPLWYVILIAVYYARGMHKQKRQPLDQASGE
- a CDS encoding rhodanese-like domain-containing protein, whose protein sequence is MKTIHVDELQEKLEAGESLHVVDVREQDEYDAGHIPNVRFLPMSEIGERYTELQEGETYYLICKAGGRSENVGRFLEQYGYDIVNVEGGMMNWKGDQEA
- a CDS encoding methyl-accepting chemotaxis protein; translation: MEQKKKRTLSIKQKLILTSMLLLLIPSLLIGFVSYSQAKQKITNEILQSAHAGVDRMNDEIMNIIDPMRRDVAFFADRIDGTLYQSGKQNLDLEEKMTEYLDTHPQAANIYYATTSGEMTIYPEQSMPEDYDPRERPWYKAAEDASGKVVITDPYVDAASGKMMVTLSQTGGNGRGVIAIDVDVDRISEIAQKIKIGKEGYVTILDSKKKFVTHPTLKPGETASGSWVGSLYAGKEGRFSYLFEDEDKQMDFMTNGLTGWKVAGTLYDYEITDETAGILWTTLGVIAGTFILAALLLFFILRSIISPLNRLTKSAERIQEGDLTEEVVVESDDEIGQVAKSFNTMILSLRGIISNLDQSIGQVAASSEELMANAAQTTAASEQIAGSIQEMAAGAGQSKRQLDGNAVSLQAITSGVMRIAESSTNVSELSRATASEAEDGTAAVTKNVEQMKAIDASVENFGEVIQSLAHRSNEIGKIVDVINGIATQTNLLALNAAIEAARAGENGKGFAVVASEVRKLAEQSQESTKQISHLIQNIKQETERSVFLMKEVSHHTKAGLETTEDSAVRFKQIMLRTQEMTPRIEDVTATVEEIAANVQEVSASATEIAHIADGNSAASERVAATTEEQLGSMEDISQSAKTLSDMAEELQVLVSRFKV
- a CDS encoding DUF2157 domain-containing protein produces the protein MARQTKLMEWQQAGLIDAETIQRIKEYEAHRQKKKRVPLLLIVGLTFVGLALLSFLAANWQVIPVLIKIGLVLIIMVSCYVLADVSERRTIWNPVAFRILGLIAFAGALIVTVQSFHMSMQGSFIGWAVFLAALAHFFTWRHPAYAILAFISGLNIFTGVGGFGSEHATFLDWTSIVFVVIVSLAWFYFSQSFPSLILSWLFLYVSGLELFALVSYDGVLWPIWTLFALVPMLLVVKQEEDRHFLYNLYLIVAAINSLIYLTVRAETTDSVIPLGEAIALAVFGLAVGYLIYQRFRPLLWILPLGLFGFLWFDEQAILIAALVEIIAFVYLIVQERQDRRLTIPFVYFIAVQLTIYFIYAWDRLDMSLFFLVGALLVFLIAGVLWWIRKRHEGGVPS
- a CDS encoding GDYXXLXY domain-containing protein, which produces MKRYLFPVLQIIVVLGVILSFYSISWFGDSYRFRAEPYDPFSPVYGEYVMLQYPDLKPADSVKKGLVYVTFTTDSDGYAKIDRISNERFFGSVAGDYYDKYVTIPQLNQYYVEQGTGKGYEDEKKLVVKADVSPWGTVRATDLGVRK
- a CDS encoding carbon starvation protein A, which translates into the protein MSATPIVIAVICILLIVYRLYGTFMAVKVLKIKEDRETPAHKFADGKDYVPTNKWVSFGHHFAAIAAAGPLVGPVLAAQFGYLPGLLWLLIGAVIGGAVHDMVVLFASMRQDGQSLSEVAKKELGPVAGFCAGLAMLFIITITMAGLSMVVLHALEHNPWGTFAVFSTIPIAMGVGIYLRKGGNLALASVVGFLLILAAIGFGPQLTDTFIGTWFDLSSRQLAIALPIYAFFAAALPVWLLLAPRDYLSSFMKIGVFLALIVGVFIINPDIRFPAFTKFVNGGGPIIAGPVWPFISITIACGAISGFHAFVGSGTTPKMINRWSDIKPVAFGAMLVECLVAVMALIAATSLEVGDYFAINSTPEVFATLGMSTVYLDELSREIGLDLAGRTGGAVSLAVGMTFIFRAIPWFREIAGFFFQFVILFEAVFILTAIDAGTRVARYLIQDFFGEFYKPLKRVDWIPGAIFASALGTFFWGYLLFSGDIGSIWALFGVSNQLMASIGLIIGTTIILKIADKKVYALTTFIPLVYLLVTVTFADIWMVANVYANPASAGFSILNTILSVTMGVLAIVITISAVRKWIELLNSPRWEKVKKSA